The genomic segment CGGCATTATCCATTATAAAACGTTGTTGTTTGCTTTGCAGGAGCAGCGGGAGCCTGAACTTGAGGCTTTACAGCGTCCTGCGATTTTTGTTCCCGAGGGAGCTTCCATCTTTTCTATCATCAAAGCGATGAATGCCAAGATGCAAAATATCGCAATCGTCATTGATGAACACGGCGGTGTGGCAGGACTTATCACGATGGATGATATCATTGCTGCAGTGTTCAGCACGGTGCAGGATGAGTACGGTAAGGCGCGGAACGACCCGATGCATTCGGTGCGCTTTATCAATACATCGCAGCTTATCCTTCCCGGCGCTCTGCGACTGGAAGATTGCAACGAATTGTTGCACACCGATTTTCACTCCGATTATTATGACACGCTCGGTGGTTTTCTACTTGAAAAATGGGGATATTTGCCGCATACTAAAGAAAGGATCTCTTGCGGACGAATAACGTTTACCGTTACTCATATTATCAATAGACGAATCGATACCGTCATCGCAGACCTTTCATCGGTACTGTAAGCGGCTGGTTATAAAACACCAGCCCACTAATGCCGAAAATAAGAGTAATCGTTGGGCAACAGAATAAGGCAACCGTACCAAAAATATTTCAAACGGTTGCTTACCTTTTGTGTGAAATTTTGTCAAAAATTTCACACAGTTTATTTAGCAGAAGGATTATCACAGCAGACAGATAAATCAGAATCGCAGAATAATGAGGTTGAGCAACCATTTGAACCGCAGGTTCAATTCTGGTTAAGCAACCTATTATTCTGCGGGGTTGTTAAAAAACAGTCTGCTGTGATAATCCTAAAGGGAGGGGCACTATGACACAGCACGAATTTATACAGTTTTTAACCGATTTGCCGGAAGATAAGATGAAGGCGGAATTGACAAAGGCTTTTACCGAGCGGTATGGAGCAGGTACGGAAGAAATCATGATGATTGCCTCCCCTGCCCGTATCAATATTATCGGGGAGCATATCGATTATAACGGCGGGAAGGTGTTCCCTGCGGCGATCGACCGCTATCTTTATGTGCTGTTGCGCAAACGCCTCGACACAAAAATTATCTATGATGATATACGGTTTCCGGGCGCGCTTGAATTTTCTTCTACGGAAACTTTCCGGTACCGGAGAGAAAATCAATATGCGAATTATCTGAACGGTATGCTCGCGATGCTGCAAAAAGGCGGACACAAACTGACAAGCGGTTTTGAGGTACTGTTTTTTAGCAAGTTGCCTGCGGGCGGCGGTATTTCTTCATCGGCTGCGCTGGAAGTTGGCTTCGGGCGTGCAGTCGCCGAATTGTTCGGCTTTAAGGTTGATCCGGTAGAGCTTGCCAAGATGGGGCAGGAGTCCGAGCATGTCTTTATGAATATGCAGTGCGGAATTATGGATCAGTTCAGTATCGCAATGGGTAAAAAAGAATGTGCGATGCTGCTTGATACGGCAACGCTTGAGTATGAATACGTACCGCTTGTTTTGGGTGATTACCGCATTGTCGTGATGAATTCCAATAAGCAACGTGCGCTTGTGGACTCAAAGTACAATGAACGCTGCGCCGAATGTATGGAAGGACTTGCTCTTTTACAGAAGATTAAGCCTGTTTATAATCTCTGCGATTTGACCTCTGCCGATTTGGGTATGGTTGCTGAAGCGATAGCTGATGAGCGTATTTTTAAACGAGTGCGCCATTGCATTACGGAAAACGAACGGGTACTTGCAGCGGTCGCAGCGCTAAAAGCCGGTAACTTGCCCAAACTCGGTGAGCTGCTCAAAGCGTCCCACGCCTCGCTGCGGTACGACTATGAAGTAACCGGTCTTGAACTTGATACGCTTGCCGATGCCGCTAATGCTGAACCGTGTTGTTTAGGTGCGCGGATGACCGGTGCGGGATTCGGCGGTTGTGCCATTGCCTTAGTGCAAAAAGATGCCATTGCGGAATTTACCACCCGCGTCGGCAACGTCTATACCGAAAAGACCGGCCTGACGGCTTCCTTTTTTGCTTGCGAGGCAGGAGACGGTGCGCGTCGGGTTTAAAGGTCTGCCCAACTATTAAAACTCACGAAAAGAGCAAACCGGCTGCCGGGAAATATTGGTTTAGCCGGTTTCTAAAGCTTTTGCAGCCGCTCTTTAAATTCGGCTAAGAAATCGACACTGACTTTTGCCCGTATTATTCTGCGGACTTCATACGCAGGGTCAATATCTGCATCGCCGGTTTTGCTGAGGTCTTTTTCGCTCAAGTTTTTAAGAAAGCCTATATCTACAGCTTGATTTAAATACCTATTTAATTCTTTATAGAGTTTTGTTTGATCGGTTTTTTCTTTAAAATAAATAGAAAGCATCCCGCGTATTTCACTTGCTTTCAGTACTAAGATTGAAGATGTATTTTGAGAAACATCGAACTGATCCAAGGCCTCCCTCAGCAGTACACACAGCAATGATAACTCAAATGACAGCGGATAATGCCGGATAAGCTTAACAGATTTAGAATCCCCTTCTTCGCTCTCTTTTTGCTCTAAAAATGCGTAGCCGTCGGCCGGTTCAATAAAGAGGCTGATACCGATTTGTTCAAAATATGCGGCAATCTCACGCTGGTATTGCTGCAAGAGCTTCCATGCCTCAGGTTCCTCATTTTCGTAAATAGCCCCTTGTAACAATTTTATGCAGACTGTCGCCCACTGTGCTGTCATCATTCAATCTCCTATGACTGCGCTCCTTTTTCAACAGTCAGTATATCCTTTTTTTGAAAGAATTGCGATTGGGCATCTCTAAAAGCAAGGTAGAGAAATTGTCAAAAATCCGGTATAATGAATACAAATGATAACTGAAGAGATACGGCAAATAGCCGAAAAAATTAAAGAAGCGCTTGACCCGGAACGGATTTATTTGTTCGGCTCCTACGCACGTAATCAAGAGACCGAAACGAGCGACTATGATTTTTACGTCGTGGTAGATGAGCGGGAAGAGAAATCTCTTGTGCTTTCACAACAAGCGTATCGGGCTATTAGGGAATATAGGACAACCCCCTGTGATATTATCGTAAATAGTCGTTCGCATTTTAATGAACGATGTAAGCGACAGACATTAGAGAATACAGTTGTCACCGAAGGAGTGGTAATGTATGAAAGATGATATACAACGCGACGTAGCAGAATGGCTGCGCTTTGTCAAAATGGATCAAAATACAGCGTGCCATCTTTTTGAAAGTATGCATCCACAACCGCTGGAAATTATTTGTTTCCATTGTCAGCAAGCTGCAGAAAAAGCAATCAACAACCTCGACGCGAGCGTCGAGGTATGTTGTTCTCATAAGGTGGTTGCAGTCGGCTTTAATACCCTTTGTTGCGACGCAGAGCGTCGGGGTATTAAACCCTCCGCACGAATAAAAGCTTTATTTATTCTAAAAGAAATAGAAGTAATTAAAATACATGACCTAGCAATTTTGCTCCACAAAATAGAATCATTTTTTTCCGTTCCTGTTGCCGTAAAAAATGCAGGTGATGATTTAACTCCTTTTGCAGCAACTTTTCGGTATCCGCAATCTCCTGACATTGACGAAGCTCTTACAAGGAAAGCGCTAGCCGATATGGAAACTGTTATAACATGGTGCAAAGAACAAATTGTATTAGCCGGTTATGAGATAGAGTAAAAATACCAATGCAATACGAACCGCCGTTTAAAATTACCTCAAAAGCAATCAATTTTATTTCTCAGATTTCCGAAAAAATAGGGGAGATACATAATCTCGAAAATACTGTGCATAGTGTGCAGCTAAGAAAGAAGAATCGTATTAAAACGATTCATTCTTCGCTGGCAATTGAAAATAATTCTTTGACTATCGAACAAATGACTGCAATTATTGAAGGGAAAAGAGTACTCGGCTCGCCAAATGAAATATGGGAAGTAAAAAATGCTGTGCAAGCCTATGAACTGCTTTTAACACTAAATCCATATCAAGAAAAAGATTTACTACAGGCGCATCGTTTGATGATGAATGAACTGGTGAACCGCAGCGGTAAGTATAGAAGGGATGGGGTTGGTATTTTTGATGGACGGAGCGTTGTTCATGTAGCTCCCCCTGCCGATCGGGTACCCTTTTTGATGGGTGATTTATTTCAATGGCTCAAAGATACGGATGCACATCCGCTCATTAAAAGCAGTGTATTTCATTACGAGTTTGAATTTATTCATCCCTTTGAAGACGGTAACGGCAGAATGGGGCGGCTCTGGCAAACGGTAATCTTGAAAGACTGGAAACCTTTTTTTGCATGGCTGCCTATCGAAACCTTGATTAAAGAGCACCAAACTGAATATTATCATGCATTGGGTATCAGCGATGCAAATTCCGATAGCACTGCTTTCATTGAATTTATGCTGTCGATGATTTTTGATACTATTGAGTCTATTCTTGCAACTGAATCAAAGATTACTCAAAAGATTACTCAAAAGATTACGGTAAATCAACAAAAAATCATACAAGCAATAAAAGATAATCCATATATCACGCAAGAAGAACTGGCTGGTATTGTCGGTATTGCACGGTTGAATATTATTAAGAACATGAAAAAACTGCAAGAACAACATATTATCACCCGTGTCGGCGCCGACAAAAACGGCTACTGGCATATTGAAGAGAATAACTAAGGATAATAATAGGGTAATAGTTAATGTTTACGGAACGGCCTATTTTTTTTCAAAACAAGCAAGGTAAACACATCAGCCACCCAGACCACATATCGCAAAATAAGAGGTTGGAACACCATTTGAGCCGTAAAGCGGCGAAACTTTGGTGGTACAGCCTCTCATTTTGCGGGAATATACTCCAAAACGGCTGATGCGTTTACCTTAGGAGAACGGCTAATGCAATTTGATTTATTGAAAACCGAAGATATTGATAAAAACGGAATGTATCTTGATTTTTTTCAAGTATACAACTGGGGTGTTTTTGATTCAAAAGTGTATACGATGCGGTGCGGAAAAAAGGCGACGCTGTTGACTGGTTTAAACGGTTCCGGGAAGACAACGCTGGTGGATGCTTTTTTGTCGCTTATCGTGCCGCCGCGGCAGCGCTTTTATAACCAATCCGCCGGAGCGGAGAGTAAGCGGGAACGTGATGAAATCAGCTATGTGTTGGGGACGTATGGGAACAAACGTGAGGAAGAATTTACCTCCGGCACTGCAAAAAATTTACGCACAAAAGAAAACTGTATTTCTATTTTGCTCGGCTGCTTTGTGTTGGGAGATGATCAAAGACCGATAACGCTTATGCAAGTGCGTTTTTTTTCCGGCGGCGGAGCCTTACAAAAAATCTATTCGATAACACATACGCGGCTTTCAATTGAAGAGATACAAAAAGCAGGGATTGATTTTACACCGCAGAGCAATTGGAAAAAACGCATGACCGAAGTATTCGGCACCAAGTTTTACGCCGATAATTTTGCCCCGTATGCAGAAGCATTCTCTCAGCTTGCAGGCTTGCGTTCGGATCGGGCACTCTATCTCTTTTCGCAAACGGTTGGACTGAAAGGAGTCGGCAACTTAAATGACTTTATCAGAACCTATATGTTTGAAGGCCGCGATACCGAACGCGATTTTGATGATTTGGTAAAGCATTACGAAGAGCTTTCTCAGATATACAACGAGATAGAAAAAGCACAAGAACAGCTCAGACTGCTGCAGGAAATTTTAGATGCCGGAAAAATATTTGAAGACTGCGAGCAAAAGAACAGAACATTAAAACAGTTCAAAATGATTTTACAGCTGTGGTATATACAAACAGTCCTGGATACGATTACAAAACGAATAGTTGTTTTACAACAAGAAAAGTTGCTCGCTGATAATAAAAGAAATATACTTGAAGCTGAAATAAAACAGCTTGATGCCGATATGGATTCGCTTAAAGCAGTTATTCAAAAAAATAGCACGGCAATTCTGATCAAAGAAATTGAGCATAAGATTCAATTCAATGAATTACGGTTGCAGACATGCCGGAATAATGTGCGGGATTATGAACAGTGCGCCCGTGTTTTATCTTTGGAAATTCCGCAAACGGAAAAGAAATTTAATGCGAATGCAGCATTGCTGCCGAAATTGAGAGAAAAACTCAGTAAAGAAAAAGATGATCTTTACGAATCAAGCCTTGAACGGAATGCGCAAAATCAGGTAAATAAAAAAGAAGAACAAGCAATTATCGAAGAATTGGAATCGCTGAGTAAACGGACAACGAATATCCCTGCGCATAATATCGGGATACGGGATCAAATATGCGCACATATCGGCTGCTCGGAAAAAGAACTCGTATTTGCCGGAGAGCTATTGCAGGTCGCAAAAGAAGAAAGCCGATGGGAAGCTGCGATAGAAAAACTGCTGCATAACTTTTCGCTTTGTTTACTGGTGCCGCCGCATCTTTATACAAAGGTAAATAAATATGCGGCAACGCATAATTTAAGAGGCAGGCTCGTCTACCTTAAAACAGATACCAAACCGCAGCTGAAAAAGAGTTTCCCTGAAAAAAATTCACTTATTGCGAAATTAGAGATACAAAAAAAGCATGAACTTTCCGATTGGCTTGAAGCGTATCTGTATGACACATTCGATTATATTTGTACTGATGATACGGAAGCATTTAGCAGGGCAGCCAAGGCGCTTACCTCGACGGGTTTAATTAAGTCAAAAATACGCCATGAAAAAGACGACCGCCCGCAGCAGCCGGGTCGGCAAGCATTTGTGCTTGGCTGGGATAATATTCAAAAGCGGCAGGAACTTTCGTTCAGCTTGAAAAAACTGCAAAACGAAATTGAGAAAGACGATACCGCTCTGGAAGACAGCAAGAAAAAACAGGATGATATAACCGATCAGCTTACTATCTTGAGCAGTTTGGAAAAGATGCAATTCTGGGATGATCTTGATGTGCAAAAATATTCGGCTGCATTGAATGCGTCTCTTGAAGAAAAGGAAGCTATTCTCCGCGGAGACAAAGAATTGCGGCAGCTTGAAAATAAATTGCAAGGTTTGCAAATTGAAAAGCAAACAAAAGAAGAAGCGCGTACCGCTTATATTGAAACATCGTCAAAAGCGGAACAGCAGTTGACGGATATCCGCATCAAACAGGAACGATTTACCGCTCAGCTGCATCAGTATGCCGATGGAGAAAGTGAAGAAACACAAAGAGCGCTCGCTATTTTTACAGAGCATTTCAGTGTACAAAAAACTTTTGAACAGTCTGAAGCCGTTGATACCGAACGGGATCGGATTGAATTGGCATTGAATAAAGAGAGCGAACAGGCGGAAACAGCTGTCAGAAATGCGGAGCGGAAAGTCCGCGAAAAAATGTCCGCAGTGAAAAACCCTAAGCCGGATATAAAGCGGAAGTTTCCGTCGTGGGAGGCTGATGTACGGGATTTCCAAGTGGAAGTATCGGGGCTTGCAGACTTTCAAGCCTTTTATGATCGAGTGAACCGCGATGATTTACCTTCGTGCCGGAAAAAATTTAAGCTTATTTTTAATGAGCACGTAAAAAACGATATTACCAATTTTAAGACCATACTTGATACCGGACGTCAGCAGATTATTGTCGGAATAGAGGAATTGAATAAAAGCTTAAAAACAATTCCCTACAGCAAAAATCCTCCGACGTATATCAAGCTGGAAAATCGCAAAACAACCGATCAGTCCATAAAAGATTTTCAGGCTCTGTTGTTAGCCGCATTGCCTGACTCCGCGTCCATCTTTAACCGCACATCCGGTTCGGAATTTGAAGAGTATAAAAAAATTGAAACGCTGATTGCCTACTTAAAAGAAAATGATCCGCGCCGTAAAAAAGTGCTGGACGTACGCCAGTGGTTTAATTTTGCCGCTATTGAATATTATCTCAACGACAATACGCAAAAACAATATTACGAAGATTCTGCAAGTTTGTCGGGCGGAGAAAAATCAAAATTAACCTATACGATTTTAGCATCGGCAATTGCATTTCAATTCGGCATTACCGGTGGAGAGGGATATTCGTTACGGCTGGTGATCATCGATGAGGTATTCAGTAAAATCGATATGGACAATTCGTGCTATGCAATGGAGCTGTTTAAAGAGATCGGGCTCCAGATGATTCTCGTAACACCGATGGATAAAATCAACATCGTAGAAGATTATATCGCATCGGTTCACATTACCGAAAAGCATAACGATAATACCTCGCGCCTACTGAATATCACGATTGACCGATATCGGGAAGAGAAAGAACAGTATGATAAGTGTTGAAGCGATCAGAAAAAAAGCCGAGCATAAATTCGTACCGTATCTGTATTCCGTACTTAATGGAGATGACGCTTTTTTCCCGTTGCATATTCCGGCGGCACGAGGTTCCGCAACGGATGATTTTGCCATGCGGAAAAC from the Treponema medium genome contains:
- a CDS encoding galactokinase produces the protein MTQHEFIQFLTDLPEDKMKAELTKAFTERYGAGTEEIMMIASPARINIIGEHIDYNGGKVFPAAIDRYLYVLLRKRLDTKIIYDDIRFPGALEFSSTETFRYRRENQYANYLNGMLAMLQKGGHKLTSGFEVLFFSKLPAGGGISSSAALEVGFGRAVAELFGFKVDPVELAKMGQESEHVFMNMQCGIMDQFSIAMGKKECAMLLDTATLEYEYVPLVLGDYRIVVMNSNKQRALVDSKYNERCAECMEGLALLQKIKPVYNLCDLTSADLGMVAEAIADERIFKRVRHCITENERVLAAVAALKAGNLPKLGELLKASHASLRYDYEVTGLELDTLADAANAEPCCLGARMTGAGFGGCAIALVQKDAIAEFTTRVGNVYTEKTGLTASFFACEAGDGARRV
- a CDS encoding DUF4194 domain-containing protein; translated protein: MMTAQWATVCIKLLQGAIYENEEPEAWKLLQQYQREIAAYFEQIGISLFIEPADGYAFLEQKESEEGDSKSVKLIRHYPLSFELSLLCVLLREALDQFDVSQNTSSILVLKASEIRGMLSIYFKEKTDQTKLYKELNRYLNQAVDIGFLKNLSEKDLSKTGDADIDPAYEVRRIIRAKVSVDFLAEFKERLQKL
- a CDS encoding nucleotidyltransferase domain-containing protein yields the protein MITEEIRQIAEKIKEALDPERIYLFGSYARNQETETSDYDFYVVVDEREEKSLVLSQQAYRAIREYRTTPCDIIVNSRSHFNERCKRQTLENTVVTEGVVMYER
- a CDS encoding HEPN domain-containing protein gives rise to the protein MKDDIQRDVAEWLRFVKMDQNTACHLFESMHPQPLEIICFHCQQAAEKAINNLDASVEVCCSHKVVAVGFNTLCCDAERRGIKPSARIKALFILKEIEVIKIHDLAILLHKIESFFSVPVAVKNAGDDLTPFAATFRYPQSPDIDEALTRKALADMETVITWCKEQIVLAGYEIE
- a CDS encoding Fic family protein produces the protein MQYEPPFKITSKAINFISQISEKIGEIHNLENTVHSVQLRKKNRIKTIHSSLAIENNSLTIEQMTAIIEGKRVLGSPNEIWEVKNAVQAYELLLTLNPYQEKDLLQAHRLMMNELVNRSGKYRRDGVGIFDGRSVVHVAPPADRVPFLMGDLFQWLKDTDAHPLIKSSVFHYEFEFIHPFEDGNGRMGRLWQTVILKDWKPFFAWLPIETLIKEHQTEYYHALGISDANSDSTAFIEFMLSMIFDTIESILATESKITQKITQKITVNQQKIIQAIKDNPYITQEELAGIVGIARLNIIKNMKKLQEQHIITRVGADKNGYWHIEENN
- a CDS encoding ATP-binding protein; this translates as MQFDLLKTEDIDKNGMYLDFFQVYNWGVFDSKVYTMRCGKKATLLTGLNGSGKTTLVDAFLSLIVPPRQRFYNQSAGAESKRERDEISYVLGTYGNKREEEFTSGTAKNLRTKENCISILLGCFVLGDDQRPITLMQVRFFSGGGALQKIYSITHTRLSIEEIQKAGIDFTPQSNWKKRMTEVFGTKFYADNFAPYAEAFSQLAGLRSDRALYLFSQTVGLKGVGNLNDFIRTYMFEGRDTERDFDDLVKHYEELSQIYNEIEKAQEQLRLLQEILDAGKIFEDCEQKNRTLKQFKMILQLWYIQTVLDTITKRIVVLQQEKLLADNKRNILEAEIKQLDADMDSLKAVIQKNSTAILIKEIEHKIQFNELRLQTCRNNVRDYEQCARVLSLEIPQTEKKFNANAALLPKLREKLSKEKDDLYESSLERNAQNQVNKKEEQAIIEELESLSKRTTNIPAHNIGIRDQICAHIGCSEKELVFAGELLQVAKEESRWEAAIEKLLHNFSLCLLVPPHLYTKVNKYAATHNLRGRLVYLKTDTKPQLKKSFPEKNSLIAKLEIQKKHELSDWLEAYLYDTFDYICTDDTEAFSRAAKALTSTGLIKSKIRHEKDDRPQQPGRQAFVLGWDNIQKRQELSFSLKKLQNEIEKDDTALEDSKKKQDDITDQLTILSSLEKMQFWDDLDVQKYSAALNASLEEKEAILRGDKELRQLENKLQGLQIEKQTKEEARTAYIETSSKAEQQLTDIRIKQERFTAQLHQYADGESEETQRALAIFTEHFSVQKTFEQSEAVDTERDRIELALNKESEQAETAVRNAERKVREKMSAVKNPKPDIKRKFPSWEADVRDFQVEVSGLADFQAFYDRVNRDDLPSCRKKFKLIFNEHVKNDITNFKTILDTGRQQIIVGIEELNKSLKTIPYSKNPPTYIKLENRKTTDQSIKDFQALLLAALPDSASIFNRTSGSEFEEYKKIETLIAYLKENDPRRKKVLDVRQWFNFAAIEYYLNDNTQKQYYEDSASLSGGEKSKLTYTILASAIAFQFGITGGEGYSLRLVIIDEVFSKIDMDNSCYAMELFKEIGLQMILVTPMDKINIVEDYIASVHITEKHNDNTSRLLNITIDRYREEKEQYDKC